In the genome of Fructilactobacillus hinvesii, the window TAAATCGGTACTAGCCTTCAAATAACTAATGATAATCCGAAAGTCCCGCGCCACTGGTTGTTGCAATGCAATCAGATTCATCGCGTCTTTTTCCAACTTTGTTTCGTTACCATTGACTTCATTGTCCCCGTCGATAACCTGATGAGCTAGGTCAACGTCGTGATCAATGTAGGATTTGGTTGATTGATAAATCTGTTCACTAACGTCCACTCCCATATCCGTGAAGCCTTTTCGTAACTTTGCGAGTCGATCGTCAAACGTACTTGCCATTGTTAGTTCCTCCTCTGTTGCTTAACCAAATTTTCCGTTGAGATAGTCACTGGTTTCCTGCTTTTTCGGGTTTAAGAAAATGTGTTTAGTCTTGCCCGTTTCCACCAGCTTCCCGTTTAACATGAACGCCGTCCGATCCGAAATCCTGGAAGCTTGTTGCATACTGTGGGTCACGATGATAATCGTGTATTGATCCTTAATCTGTAACAACGTGTCTTCAATCGAAGCGCTGGAAATTGGATCCAGCGCACTAGTCGGTTCGTCTAACAAAATCACTTCGGGACGTACTGCTAACAAGCGGGCGATACAGATCCGTTGCTGCTGCCCTCCGGAAAATGAAACAGCGTTTTTCTGTAGGTCATCCTTAACTTCATCCCAGACCGCCGCCTGCTTTAAACTCGATTCCACCCGTTCGTCTAACGTCTTTTTATCCTTGATTCCCTGCACCCGGAGGCCATAGGCGACGTTGTCATAGACGGAAAACGGAAACGGATTCGGTTGTTGAAACACCATGCCGACCTTTTTACGCAGCGCCACCACGTCCTGTTTCGGGCTGTAAATGTCATGGCCATCCAGCCGAAAGCTACCGGTGATCGAAACGCCATCCACCAGATCATTCATTCGATTTAAACACCGCAGGTAAGTAGATTTTCCACAGCCGGATGGTCCAATCAGCGCCGTAATTTCGTTTTGATTAAAGTTCAAGTTAATCCCGTGTAACGCTTCGTGTTCTCCGTAGTAAAGCCGGACGTCACTGGTCGTTAACAGGGGGGTTTGATTCGTTGTCATGCGCTCCTCCTTAACCGAAGTGTCCCGAGATGTAGTCTTCCGTTGCTTTCATCTGGGGATTCGTAAACAATTCTGCGGTCTGGTTAAACTCAATCACGTGCCCCATGTGAAAGAAAGCCGTAAAATCACTGGAACGCGCCGCTTGCTGCATGTTATGAGTCACAATGATAATCGTGTAGTGTTTTTTTAACTCCTGCATGGTCGTTTCAATTTTACGACTAGAAATCGGGTCCAGGGCACTGGTGGGCTCATCCATCAATAAGATGTCAGGCCGAACGGCAATCGCCCGGGCAATGCAGAGCCGCTGTTGCTGTCCTCCGGATAACGACAACGCACTGTAGGTCAGTTTGTCCTTAACTTCATCCCACAGAGCTGCACCCCGCAGGCTTTGTTCCACTTGTTCGTCGATATTTTCTGTCATGCCGTTTTCTCGCAGCGCAAAGGCAATGTTTTCGTAAATGGACTTTGCAAACGGATTCGGGTGTTGAAACACCATCCCAATGTTCTTACGGACTTCGTACACGTTGATATGAGTTTGGTTAATATCTAGTCCTTGATATTCAATCGCGCCCTTTACGGTAGCCACGTTGTCATTTAACCGGTTCAAGCTCCGTAAAAAGGTTGATTTCCCGGATCCTGATGCTCCAATCAATGCGGTAATCTTATTTTTAGGAAAGCGGAGGTTGGCATTAAAGGTTGCCTGCTTGCTACCATAAAAAACATCCAGATTCCGGGTTTCTAGAGCAATTGGGCCGTCAACGTGCGTTAAATAATGTTGGTTTAAATCATAAGTTGTTGCCACGAGAACTCCTTTCTCCTACTTGGTACCACTCATCTTGCGGTAACAGTAGTTCCCAAGATAACGTGATAACAGAATAATCAGTAAAATTACAACAATCAACACGGCAGATGCTCCACTAGAGATTTGATCGGCATCTGGAGTAATTCCATCCGTATTCAACTTCCAAATGTGAACCGCCAACGTTTCTGCGGGCCGCATCGGGTTTAAGAAACTGGTCTGGTTAAACGGATTCCAGTTGCTGTAACTAACCACCGGAGTGCTTTGTCCGGCCGTAAAGATTAGGGCAGCGGCTTCTCCAAAGATCCGGCCGGCGCTCAAAATTACTCCGGTCACTAAGCCGGGCACGGCAGCTGGCAAAATAATCTTGGTAATCGTCCGCCACTTGGATAATCCTAAGGCCCATCCGGCTTCTCGTTGCGAATGCGGCACGGCCGTTAACGTTTCTTCGGTATTACGCGTTAACAACGGAATGTTAACGAACATCATGGCCAGGGCCCCCGATAAAATTGAAAAGTCAAACTGGAACTTAATTACCAACACGAGGTATCCAAACAGACCAATTACGATTGATGGTAACGAACTTAAAACCTCAATCATGGTCCGAACCGTACTGGTCAACCAGGATGGTTTAGCAAATTCGGAAAGGTAAATGCCCGCTCCTAACGCTAAGGGACAGGAAATCACCAGGGTAATGATCAAAATGTAAACGGAATTAAAGAGCTCGTTGGCAATTCCCCCGCCGGAGCCAAATTCTTTGGAAGCAGAGGTTAAAAAGTGCCAGGAAACGTGAGGTAATCCGGTGATTAAAATGTAACCCAACAGGGCAATCAGAATTAAAACCACGATTCCAACCATTGCTTTGATTCCTAACAAAGCGAGGTGGTTGTTGCGATTGGCTTTGGCAGTAGTTAAATCGTTCATTTCGTAAGCTCCCCTCGTTTTCCAATGATTTTAACTAACACATTAAAGATAACGGACATCAGCAAGAGGACGAGCGCCAAAGACCAGAGAGCGTTGTTGGGTAGCGTCCCCATGATGGTATCTCCCATTTGCGAGGTTAATTGACTCGTCAACGTGGATGTCGGTGAAACCAGGTTGGTTGGAACAATGGCAGCGTTCCCAATCACCATCTGAACGGCCAGTGCTTCTCCAAAGGCCCGGGCCATTCCAAAGACTACGGCCGTCATAATTCCCGGCAGGGCAGCCCGTAAAATCACCTTGTAAATCGTTTGCCATCTCGTTGCTCCGAGAGCCAAGGATGCATTCCGGTAGTAATCGGGAACCTGCTTTAAGCTGTCAATCGTGAGCGAGGTAATCGTGGGCAGAATCATCACGAATAACACGATGGCTCCCGCTAATACTCCGAATCCAGTTCCGCCAAAGACGGTCCGAATGGCGGGAACAATTACGACTAAGCCGACAAATCCGTATACCACCGAGGGAATTCCCACCAGCAATTCGATCACGGGTTGCAACATCCGGGCTCCCTTTTTGGGCGCTAACTCCGTCATGTAAACAGCCACCGCCACGGCAAACGGAGTGGCAAAAAGAGCGGCTAGTAATGTAACGGCAAAGGACGCCACAATCATGGCTAACGCCCCGACTTCCGGTTTTCCGTTGGTTCCGACCTGACCGGGATTCCAATCACTCTTGGTTAAGAAATCCCACACGGAAATGTGGTTTTCAGTAAAGGTCGAAAGACCTCGTATGGCAATGAAACCAATGATGGCCACCGTCAGTACCATGATAAAAGTCACGCAGACAAAACTGATGATCCGTCCCCGCCGGTCTTGGCGGGTCGCCGCACTCGGTTTCACTAATCGTTTTTGAATGTTATTCATCGTTTCCTCCTGTTATTGATTGCCCGGTAAGACCCGGTTATCGGAAGTCATGTGCACCTTCATGTCATGGACACTGACATAACCTGCTTCCTTCACTAGCTTGGACTGCACTGGCTTAGATAACAGGTAGTTCACAAATTCCCGGGTCGCCTTACTTGGTTTTTTCGCGGTGTACATGTGTTCATACGACCAAATTTTCCATTTGTTGGTGGTAATGTTGGCTGGAGTCGGTTCTACCCCGTCCACGCTCAACGTTTTAATCTGCTTATTCAAGTATGGCAGCGATAAGTAACTAATCGTCCCCGGCGTGTTTTGAACAATCTTCTTTACGGTTCCGTTCGAATCCTGTTCCTGACTCTTCACCGGTTGCTTCCCCTTTAAAACGTTTGCTTCAAAGGTTTTTCGGGTTCCACTTCCTTGCGAACGGTTAATCACGATGATCGGGAGGTCTTTTCCACCAACTTCCTTCCAGTTCTTGATCTTACCGGTAAAAATAGCAGCCAACTGTTGTTCGGTCAGGTTCTTGACGCCATTTTCCTCGTTTGCCACGGGCGCAATTCCCACTACGGCCACTTTATGATCTTGCAGCTTGTTCGCGTGAATCCCATCTTTTTGTTCCGCAAAGATATCAGAATTCCCGATGTTAACCGCTCCCGTTTCCGCTTGGCTCAGTCCCGTTCCGGAACCACCACCTTGGACCGTGATTGTGTATTGTTTATGTTGATTTTGAAAATCACTACCGGCTTTTTGCACCAGAGGCTGCATCGCCGTTGAACCCACGGCGGTCACCGCATTTTGTTTGTTTTTGGTTCCACATCCGCTTAATAATAAAATTCCCACCGCAGCTAAGCCTACGGGGAGCAATTTGCTGAATCGCATAGGCGCCTCCCACTCATTTCTGCATTTCCTTACAAAACCAAGTATAATAACTCTATGTAAAGGTCCTGTGTGCTTT includes:
- the pstB gene encoding phosphate ABC transporter ATP-binding protein PstB; translation: MTTNQTPLLTTSDVRLYYGEHEALHGINLNFNQNEITALIGPSGCGKSTYLRCLNRMNDLVDGVSITGSFRLDGHDIYSPKQDVVALRKKVGMVFQQPNPFPFSVYDNVAYGLRVQGIKDKKTLDERVESSLKQAAVWDEVKDDLQKNAVSFSGGQQQRICIARLLAVRPEVILLDEPTSALDPISSASIEDTLLQIKDQYTIIIVTHSMQQASRISDRTAFMLNGKLVETGKTKHIFLNPKKQETSDYLNGKFG
- the pstB gene encoding phosphate ABC transporter ATP-binding protein PstB — encoded protein: MATTYDLNQHYLTHVDGPIALETRNLDVFYGSKQATFNANLRFPKNKITALIGASGSGKSTFLRSLNRLNDNVATVKGAIEYQGLDINQTHINVYEVRKNIGMVFQHPNPFAKSIYENIAFALRENGMTENIDEQVEQSLRGAALWDEVKDKLTYSALSLSGGQQQRLCIARAIAVRPDILLMDEPTSALDPISSRKIETTMQELKKHYTIIIVTHNMQQAARSSDFTAFFHMGHVIEFNQTAELFTNPQMKATEDYISGHFG
- the pstA gene encoding phosphate ABC transporter permease PstA, with translation MNDLTTAKANRNNHLALLGIKAMVGIVVLILIALLGYILITGLPHVSWHFLTSASKEFGSGGGIANELFNSVYILIITLVISCPLALGAGIYLSEFAKPSWLTSTVRTMIEVLSSLPSIVIGLFGYLVLVIKFQFDFSILSGALAMMFVNIPLLTRNTEETLTAVPHSQREAGWALGLSKWRTITKIILPAAVPGLVTGVILSAGRIFGEAAALIFTAGQSTPVVSYSNWNPFNQTSFLNPMRPAETLAVHIWKLNTDGITPDADQISSGASAVLIVVILLIILLSRYLGNYCYRKMSGTK
- the pstC gene encoding phosphate ABC transporter permease subunit PstC, producing the protein MNNIQKRLVKPSAATRQDRRGRIISFVCVTFIMVLTVAIIGFIAIRGLSTFTENHISVWDFLTKSDWNPGQVGTNGKPEVGALAMIVASFAVTLLAALFATPFAVAVAVYMTELAPKKGARMLQPVIELLVGIPSVVYGFVGLVVIVPAIRTVFGGTGFGVLAGAIVLFVMILPTITSLTIDSLKQVPDYYRNASLALGATRWQTIYKVILRAALPGIMTAVVFGMARAFGEALAVQMVIGNAAIVPTNLVSPTSTLTSQLTSQMGDTIMGTLPNNALWSLALVLLLMSVIFNVLVKIIGKRGELTK
- a CDS encoding phosphate ABC transporter substrate-binding protein; this translates as MRFSKLLPVGLAAVGILLLSGCGTKNKQNAVTAVGSTAMQPLVQKAGSDFQNQHKQYTITVQGGGSGTGLSQAETGAVNIGNSDIFAEQKDGIHANKLQDHKVAVVGIAPVANEENGVKNLTEQQLAAIFTGKIKNWKEVGGKDLPIIVINRSQGSGTRKTFEANVLKGKQPVKSQEQDSNGTVKKIVQNTPGTISYLSLPYLNKQIKTLSVDGVEPTPANITTNKWKIWSYEHMYTAKKPSKATREFVNYLLSKPVQSKLVKEAGYVSVHDMKVHMTSDNRVLPGNQ